A region of Haliotis asinina isolate JCU_RB_2024 chromosome 9, JCU_Hal_asi_v2, whole genome shotgun sequence DNA encodes the following proteins:
- the LOC137296422 gene encoding LOW QUALITY PROTEIN: uncharacterized protein (The sequence of the model RefSeq protein was modified relative to this genomic sequence to represent the inferred CDS: inserted 1 base in 1 codon; substituted 1 base at 1 genomic stop codon), producing the protein MFHLLLPTVNGLPQLNEELLMQFVAYCFNTLYLKYTTVKTYIAGIXYKDMSKGVNXVLGATNRLQTILKGYKKLQSSPTLRRLQITYAILKNMVVALRKGVFRPYNDLMMETMCTVAFFGFLRCSEFTCVSVFNPTVNMCLSDITLDESVPCAKVLLKVSKTDPFRKGVVIMLCSTGTLVCPYSALRYWLQVRRKKGTLQSHPLFINAEGRLITRARFLEYLRSILQRIGMNSDLYNTQFSSWSGFNLQCCPDRRASHPQFGSLEVRLLSPIH; encoded by the exons ATGTTTCACTTACTCCTCCCAACTGTGAATGGACTACCTCAACTGAACGAAGAATTGCTCATGCAGTTTGTGGCCTATTGCTTCAATACTCTCTATTTGAAATATACCACGGTGAAAACCTATATAGCAGGTATATGATACAAGGACATGTCTAAAGGTGTGA CAGTTCTTGGTGCCACCAACAGATTGCAAACAATACTAAAGGGATACAAGAAATTGCAATCATCTCCTACGTTAAGGAGACTTCAGATCACTTACGCCATTCTAAAAAACATGGTAGTGGCATTGAGAAAAGGAGTGTTCAGACCATACAATGACCTGATGATGGAAACCATGTGTACAGTTGCTTTCTTTGGATTTCTGAGATGTAGTGAATTCACTTGTGTATCTGTGTTTAATCCAACCGTCAATATGTGCTTGTCTGACATTACATTAGATGAGAGTGTACCTTGTGCCAAAGTGTTGTTGAAGGTATCTAAAACTGACCCCTTTCGGAAAGGTGTTGTTATCATGTTGTGTAGTACTGGAACACTAGTCTGTCCATACAGTGCTCTTAGATATTGGTTACAAGTGCGCAGAAAGAAAGGTACTTTACAATCTCACCCCTTGTTTATCAATGCTGAAGGACGACTTATTACTAGAGCTAGATTCCTGGAGTATCTACGCAGTATTCTTCAACGAATTGGTATGAACAGTGACCTTTACAATACACAGTTTTCCTCGTGGAGCGGCTTCAACCTGCAGTGCTGCCCGGATAGAAGGGCATCTCATCCACAATTTGGGTCGTTGGAGGTCAGACTGCTTTCTCCGATACACTGA